accttgtttttttttatcaaacctTGTTTTtttgagacgctctttaatttgagcctaagaacataattctagccctttccgttcgcgctgtGCAAATATCtaccatttcgtactatttggtactttttaataTCTAATATGCCTACGACCAAagaccaacattcatgcagtttcatgattctagctttagccgtttgggctgggcgatgatcagtcagtcagccgtTCAGTATCCTCCAAATGTGCATGATATTGTTTTATCGATACTTTCACGGTGTGTTTTGCTCTCATATCCGTCTTTTTATTCTTTATACAAGAATGCAAGAACTTCCTGTAGCTCATagctgtttaaaaattttttgccgaTTGACCGGACTTCGGCGAATGACTCCCTAAAACAATCTTTCTCTCCATTAAATCTTATTTTTCATCCCCTAATGCAATGAACGGCATGTAGAAAGGACACTCCCTGCGTTTTGGCTGAATAAGATatttcatatcagattcgttcacTGCTTCGAAGTACCGATCATTTGATTCCCAAAAGTTTATAAGTCCCCTAGTTTGTAAGAGTTCTCCGTCCTGATCAACCAACTAATGACTCAAATGTCTGCTAACTGCCGCTGCGCTATATTGGCACAAAAGTTGTTTGACCGTTTCCAACTCCTCATTCGCACAAACCTGCAGAACTCTTTTTCCATCGCTATCTCCACATTGATATAAGTTATATGAAATTACAGTGGTCAGTCAACAGCCGAAGGTCATACTTCCTTAGCCAAAACTAAGGACTTTTGTTGAAACACGTACCTCCTTTTATATGAaatcaaataattttatttccttCTCCTTTACTTAGCTATTGATCGCATCTATCTAACTGGCCGCATACCTGGCAAAGAACTTAAAGCCGATGTATTCCAGCAAAAACCCATCAAACTTACCCAGACTGTATATATTCCCGTCAAACAATATCCCCATTTCAATTTTCTTGGCAAAATTCTCGGACCCAAAGGCAATACCCTCAAACGTTTGCATCAAGAAACTATGTGCAGCATAGCCATTAGGGGTCGTCGTTCTATGCGTGATCAGGAACGTGAAGAAGAATTGCGTCAATCCGGTGATCCAGCCTTTAATCATTTGAATAAGAACCTTTATGTTGAACTTTCTACGGTAGCACCACCAGCCGAGGCTTATGCTCGCATAGCATATGCTTTAAGTGAAATACGTAAATACATCATTCCTGACAAAAACGATGAGATTTCCCAAGAACAATATCGTGAGCTAATGGAAATTGATCCGAAATTGGCCAAGACAAGTTTTGGCAATAAGCCTGTGGCGAAAAAGTAAGTATTGCAAATAAAGGCGACGCTATAAATGTAATTAGTGTAAGCAgtaaatgttaatttttgttttttcaatctTTGCAGATCTGTTTTCCAAAAACTTGCCTCATTGGGTGCTGCTCAAGGCTTTGGGTAAGTGATTTAAATGTACATATATAGGCTATATTGTTGTAGAATTTATTTGGAACACCTCCTATAACTTGGCAATTTGTGACAAAGTCAGGAGTAAGTCATGATTAGTCACTAGACTGGATTGGTCAATGCTTCATTATGCAAATGTGTTTGTGTATTCAGCCAATCCTAGAATTAAATTGTTACTAAATTTGAGTATATAGCAAaatcttatttaattttttatctatTGTTACAATAACAAACGTattgttatattttttgtatgtattctaatattttatttctctttacCTCTTCCCTAGATATGACGATTCAGATGACGAGGGGGAGACTAGTGCCCCGCCAGCGAcatatggaggctataaaaagccTTCATACGCGGCACCAGGTAAGCATTGAATTTTGAGATTCATCGAAGTGAAACCAAATACAGTCGAAACCGAATAAGTGAAACGCtcaaaattcataaatttggtttcacttatccgttATTTTCAGCTAAGCGcagttcggataagtgaaattaattaaaaaaaactaaactggTAGAGTTAAAAAAGGGTTAGCGGAAAGGctgaaaattcataaatttgGTGTCACTTATCCGatattttcagttaagcgtagttcggataagtgaaattaaTTTCAGCGATATAAGTGAAAGCAAATTTTTACGTCAAAATTCTAGTACATTCGAAATAAATGGAGTTGAAAAAGGGCTTTGATCAGTAGAACTCTTTAAAAGTCAGAGACAGTCATTAgcaaaatataacaagtaaaagcgtgcaaagttcggccgggccgtatcttatataccctccaccttggatagCAATTGTCAAGTtgtttgaatgagtttttcaaatataaaagcaccagtcatagaaaaacaccacctccaaagtttcaggcaaatcgagtaataattgcgccctccagaggctcaaaaagtcaaattgggcagctatatcgggttatataccga
The genomic region above belongs to Stomoxys calcitrans chromosome 5, idStoCalc2.1, whole genome shotgun sequence and contains:
- the LOC106096134 gene encoding KH domain-containing, RNA-binding, signal transduction-associated protein 2; the protein is MSSENDKQDMHAPKVNQVAQEYIDALLKEEARLPEDFPLCSALIRDAIDRIYLTGRIPGKELKADVFQQKPIKLTQTVYIPVKQYPHFNFLGKILGPKGNTLKRLHQETMCSIAIRGRRSMRDQEREEELRQSGDPAFNHLNKNLYVELSTVAPPAEAYARIAYALSEIRKYIIPDKNDEISQEQYRELMEIDPKLAKTSFGNKPVAKKSVFQKLASLGAAQGFGYDDSDDEGETSAPPATYGGYKKPSYAAPAPSFKRNESSPFAAKTKAFRAQPYTRNPPFQQRMKK